The Raphanus sativus cultivar WK10039 chromosome 2, ASM80110v3, whole genome shotgun sequence genome includes a region encoding these proteins:
- the LOC108843540 gene encoding uncharacterized protein LOC108843540 — MTNLLPLPPPPPSQPPETPPWDTPSSVWYTPRTTPWRTPHSTQSTPLNQTVLANPPGVKLNGLDEEPREDRMILRQPRSSRTNPLIWCVAGLCLVFSLVLIFFGIATLIVFLAVKPRTPQFDIPNASLHTIYFDSAVHFNGDLSMIMNFTNPNKKIEVRFEYLKIELLFFNKLIAMQGVQPFSQRKRDTRLEPIRLISSLVYLPVNHSMELSREVQNNKIEYQIRGTFKVRAHFGLIHYSYWLHGRCQLQMTSPPIGILISHNCTTKRR; from the coding sequence ATGACAAATCTACTACctttacctcctccaccaccgtcGCAACCGCCTGAAACGCCGCCATGGGACACACCGTCTTCTGTATGGTATACTCCGAGAACCACGCCATGGAGAACACCACATAGCACACAGTCCACACCACTTAACCAAACGGTTTTAGCAAACCCACCGGGGGTTAAACTCAACGGCCTTGATGAAGAGCCGAGGGAAGATAGGATGATTCTCAGGCAGCCACGGAGCAGCAGGACCAATCCGTTGATATGGTGTGTAGCTGGTCTATGTTTGGTGTTCAGCCTTGTGCTTATTTTCTTCGGGATAGCTACTTTGATTGTGTTTCTCGCGGTTAAACCAAGAACCCCTCAATTTGACATCCCAAACGCGAGTCTACACACAATCTACTTCGACTCAGCGGTGCATTTCAACGGCGATTTATCCATGATTATGAACTTCACCAACCCTAATAAGAAGATAGAAGTGAGGTTTGAGTATCTTAAGATAGAGCTCCTCTTCTTCAATAAATTGATTGCTATGCAAGGGGTCCAACCATTTTCGCAGAGAAAACGGGACACAAGGTTGGAACCAATCCGTTTGATCTCAAGCTTGGTCTACTTGCCTGTAAACCATTCGATGGAGCTCAGTAGAGAGGTGCAGAACAACAAAATAGAATATCAGATTAGAGGTACCTTCAAAGTCAGAGCTCATTTTGGGTTGATTCATTACTCTTACTGGCTGCACGGAAGGTGCCAACTTCAGATGACCAGTCCACCAATCGGAATCCTAATTTCTCATAACTGCACAACAAAGAgacgatga
- the LOC108843539 gene encoding sufE-like protein 1, chloroplastic/mitochondrial: MAASAMSSSSCFVSSLRLIPFKRTFFSSSIHHQPKNLISRPIPSFLRTIVTFQKIPTVIVPPISASSSSVDLQPVEELPPKLQEIVKLFQSVQEPKAKYEQLLFYGKNLKPLDPRFKTRENKVEGCVSQVWVRAFFDEDRNVFYEADSDSVLTKGLAALLVQGLSGRPVTEILRVTPDFAVLLGLQQSLTPSRNNGFLNMLRLMQKKAMSLEVRAEEGTTTTSESTIDEASIVNVEVDKPPSVVEVEESESVSKVVALGNRGMRIREKLEKELSPVELEVEDVSYQHAGHAAVRGSAGAGADGETHFNLRVVSDAFQGKSLVKRHRMVYDLLQEELQSGLHALSIVAKTPAEV; this comes from the coding sequence ATGGCAGCATCAGcgatgtcttcttcttcttgcttcgtTTCATCTCTTCGTCTAATCCCATTCAAACGgaccttcttctcctcctccattCATCACCAACCCAAAAACCTAATTTCCCGGCCAATCCCCTCTTTTCTCCGAACGATCGTCACGTTCCAGAAAATACCAACCGTCATCGTCCCTCCGATATCAGCCTCGAGCTCCTCCGTCGACCTTCAACCCGTCGAGGAGCTTCCTCCGAAGCTGCAAGAGATCGTCAAGCTGTTCCAATCGGTGCAGGAGCCCAAGGCCAAGTACGAGCAGCTCCTCTTCTACGGCAAGAATCTGAAACCGCTCGATCCGAGGTTCAAGACGAGGGAGAACAAGGTGGAAGGATGCGTTTCTCAGGTGTGGGTCAGGGCTTTCTTCGACGAGGACCGCAACGTCTTCTACGAAGCTGATTCCGATTCGGTACTCACCAAAGGGTTAGCTGCTCTGCTTGTCCAGGGGTTGTCCGGAAGACCTGTGACGGAGATTCTGAGGGTGACGCCTGATTTCGCGGTTCTGTTAGGTCTGCAGCAGAGCCTGACTCCTTCGAGGAACAATGGGTTTCTTAATATGCTCAGGTTGATGCAGAAGAAGGCGATGAGTCTTGAAGTCAGAGCAGAGGAGGGTACTACTACTACTTCAGAATCAACAATCGATGAAGCAAGTATTGTTAATGTTGAGGTGGATAAGCCTCCTAGTGTTGTTGAGGTTGAAGAGTCCGAGAGTGTGTCAAAGGTTGTTGCTTTAGGCAATAGAGGGATGAGGATAAGAGAGAAGTTGGAGAAGGAGTTGAGTCCTGTGGAGTTAGAAGTTGAGGATGTTTCTTACCAGCACGCAGGACATGCCGCTGTTAGAGGTAGTGCTGGTGCTGGTGCTGATGGGGAGACGCATTTCAATTTGCGAGTTGTTTCGGATGCTTTCCAAGGTAAAAGCTTGGTGAAGAGACATAGGATGGTATATGACTTGTTGCAAGAGGAGTTGCAGAGCGGGTTGCATGCTCTCTCTATTGTGGCTAAGACTCCTGCTGAGGTTTGA
- the LOC108842857 gene encoding uridine kinase-like protein 4: MGSNSVVDVIQASSKVHFSGLHVNGHVNGLEQKAVKETVSASGEIQRQPFVIGVAGGAASGKTAVCDMIIQQLHDQRVVLINQDSFYHSLTEEELARVHEYNFDHPDAFDTDHLLSCMEKLRQGEAVDIPKYDCKSYKSSVFRRVNPTDVIILEGILLFHDPRVRRLMNMKIFVCTDSDVRLARRIRRDTVENNRDIGTVLDQYSKFVKPAFDDFILPTKKYADIIIPRGGDNHVAIDLIVQHICTKLGQHDLCKIYPNLYVIHSTFQIRGMHTLIRDSQTTKHDFVFYSDRLIRLVVEHGLGHLPFTEKQVITPTGCVYSGVDFCKRLCGVSVIRSGESMENALRACCKGIKIGKILIHREGDNGQQLIYEKLPNDISDRHVLLLDPILGTGNSAVEAINLLISKGVPEGNIVFLNLISAPQGVHVVCKKFPRIKIVTSEIDNGLNKEFRVIPGMGEFGDRYFGTDDD; this comes from the exons ATGGGTTCTAACTCCGTTGTTGACGTGATACAAGCCTCCTCCAAGGTTCATTTTTCTGGTCTCCATGTGAATGGGCACGTGAATGGATTGGAGCAAAAGGCAGTTAAGGAAACCGTTTCTGCATCAGGAGAGATCCAAAGACAGCCTTTTGTAATAG GTGTTGCTGGAGGCGCAGCATCGGGAAAGACTGCTGTATGTGATATGATCATCCAGCAACTGCATGATCAGCGTGTTGTACTTATTAATCAG GACTCGTTCTATCATAGTTTGACTGAAGAAGAACTTGCTAGAGTTCATGAATACAACTTTGACCATCCGG ACGCATTTGATACAGACCACTTGCTGTCTTGTATGGAGAAACTGAGGCAAGGTGAAGCGGTAGATATTCCAAAATATGATTGCAAATCTTACAAGAGCAGTGTATTCAGAAGG GTAAACCCTACGGATGTAATAATTCTTGAAGGGATACTTTTGTTCCATGATCCACGTGTCCGAAGACTGATGAACATGAAGATTTTTGTTTGTACAG ATTCTGACGTTCGTCTGGCAAGAAGGATAAGAAGAGATACTGTGGAGAATAACAGAGATATTGGCACAGTACTAGACCAG TACTCAAAGTTTGTAAAACCTGCTTTTGATGACTTCATTCTTCCCACGAAGAAATATGCAGATATTATAATCCCTCGTGGTGGGGATAATCATGTAGCAATTGACTTAATTGTGCAACATATTTGCACCAAGCTGGGTCAACATGATCTCTGTAAAATATATCCCAATCTCTATGTTATACACTCAACATTTCAG ATAAGAGGAATGCACACCCTTATACGAGATTCTCAGACAACCAAACACGATTTTGTCTTTTATTCTGATCGTTTGATTCGGCTG GTCGTAGAACATGGTCTTGGACATCTTCCTTTCACTGAAAAGCAAGTGATTACTCCAACCG GATGTGTATATTCTGGTGTGGATTTCTGTAAACGGTTATGCGGTGTCTCTGTGATTAGGAG CGGTGAGAGCATGGAGAATGCGCTGCGAGCATGTTGCAAAGGTATCAAGATTGGGAAGATCCTAATTCACAGAGAAGGCGACAATGGTCAACAG CTAATCTATGAGAAGCTTCCAAACGATATCTCGGACAGACATGTCCTACTGTTGGATCCTATTCTCGGCACAG GAAACTCAGCAGTTGAAGCGATCAATCTCCTTATTAGCAAGGGTGTACCCGAGGGAAACATTGTATTTCTAAACCTTATCTCA GCACCTCAAGGTGTTCATGTGGTCTGCAAAAAATTCCCAAGAATAAAGATAGTGACATCTGAGATAGATAATGGGTTAAACAAAGAGTTTCGTGTTATTCCTGGAATGGGCGAGTTTGGGGACCGATATTTTGGCACAGACGACGATTAG
- the LOC108842858 gene encoding fructose-bisphosphate aldolase 5, cytosolic, protein MSAFVGKYADELIKTAKYIATPGKGILAADESTGTIGKRFSSINVENIESNRQALRELLFTSPGALPCLSGVILFEETLYQKTSDGKPFVEFLQENGVIPGIKVDKGVVDLAGTNGETTTQGLDSLGARCQEYYKAGARFAKWRAVLKIGATEPSELSIQENAKGLARYAIICQENGLVPIVEPEVLTDGSHDIKKCAAVTETVLSAVYKALNDHHVLLEGTLLKPNMVTPGSDSAKVAPEVIAEYTVTALRRTVPPAVPGIVFLSGGQSEEEATQNLNAMNKLDLLKPWTLTFSFGRALQQSTLKAWGGKKENVSKAQATFLVRCKANSDATLGKYIPGASGDSAASESLFVKGYSY, encoded by the exons ATGTCTGCTTTTGTCGGCAAATACGCAG ATGAGCTGATCAAGACTGCCAAGTACATTGCAACACCGGGAAAGGGGATTTTGGCGGCAGATGAGAGCACTGGAACCATTGGGAAACGTTTCTCCAGCATCAATGTTGAGAACATTGAGTCCAACCGCCAAGCTCTCCGTGAGCTCCTTTTCACTTCCCCAGGCGCTCTCCCTTGCCTCTCCGGCGTTATCCTCTTCGAGGAAACCCTCTACCAGAAAACTTCTGATGGCAAGCCCTTTGTCGAGTTCCTCCAG GAGAACGGAGTTATCCCCGGAATCAAAGTGGACAAGGGTGTTGTTGATCTAGCAGGGACCAATGGTGAGACCACTACTCAGGGTCTAGACTCGCTTGGTGCACGTTGCCAGGAGTATTACAAGGCAGGAGCTCGATTTGCCAAATGGCGTGCAGTCCTCAAGATTGGGGCCACCGAGCCGAGCGAGCTCTCGATCCAAGAGAACGCCAAAGGGCTAGCTCGCTATGCCATCATCTGCCAGGAGAACGGACTGGTTCCAATCGTCGAGCCAGAGGTTCTAACTGACGGGAGCCACGACATCAAGAAATGTGCGGCTGTGACTGAGACAGTTCTTTCTGCCGTGTACAAGGCCTTGAACGACCACCACGTCCTCCTCGAAGGCACTCTGCTGAAACCTAACATGGTCACTCCCGGCTCAGACAGCGCCAAG GTTGCACCGGAAGTGATAGCAGAGTACACAGTGACTGCTCTCCGCCGCACGGTCCCACCAGCGGTTCCTGGAATCGTGTTCCTCTCAGGAGGACAGAGCGAAGAGGAAGCAACGCAAAATCTGAACGCAATGAACAAGCTCGATTTGTTGAAGCCATGGACGCTCACTTTCTCCTTTGGCCGAGCCCTCCAGCAAAGCACTCTCAAGGCTTGGGGAGGTAAGAAAGAGAACGTATCCAAAGCTCAGGCCACGTTCTTGGTCAGGTGCAAGGCTAACTCTGACGCTACACTTGGGAAATACATCCCCGGGGCTTCTGGTGACTCTGCTGCCTCGGAGAGCTTGTTTGTGAAAGGATACAGTTACTAG